From the Agromyces laixinhei genome, the window TGATACCGGCGACGCCGGCCACGTTCTCGCCGACGGTGGGCAGCACGGCGGTCACGGGCCGCTGCACGATCTCGTTCGCCGCGTAGATGCCGACGAACCCGAACTGATCGGTGAGCGGCTCGCCCGCGGCATCTCGCACCACGCCGCCCTGGTCGTCGAGCACGTAACGCTCGCTGAGCATCGGCGTGACCTCGAGCTCGACGGTCTCGCCGTCGCGCTCGACGACGAAGGCGACCGGCTCGTCCGCATTCTCGCGGATGATCACCGTCGACTCGTTCCATGACCCGATCGGCTCACCGGCGATCGAGACGATGCGGTCGCCGGGTTCGATACCGGCCGCGGCTCCGGGGGCCGCCGGGTCACCGGGCTCGCACGTCTGCCGCTCGCTCGTCGCGGGCAGCGCGCACGCCGAGACCGAGCCGACCGTCGTCGAGAGCTGCTGCACGCCGAATCCCATGAGCACGATGGCGAAGAAGACGGTCGCGAGCAGCAGGTTCATGAACGGGCCGCCGAACATGATGATGATGCGCTTCCACACCGGCAGCCGGTAGAACGCGCGGTGCTCATCGCCCGGCGTGATCGACTCGGTGCTCGAATCGCGGGCATCCTGCACGAGCCCGCGGAAGAATCCCGTGCTGTCGGCGTGCACGCGTTCACCCTTGCCGGGCGGGAACATGCCGATCATCGAGATGTAGCCGCCGAGCGGAATCGCCTTGACGCCGTATTCGGTCTCGCCCCTTCTTCG encodes:
- a CDS encoding M50 family metallopeptidase is translated as MDSVLAFIIGVVIIVIGLAVSIGLHEVGHLVPAKLFGVKVTQYMIGFGPTLWSRRRGETEYGVKAIPLGGYISMIGMFPPGKGERVHADSTGFFRGLVQDARDSSTESITPGDEHRAFYRLPVWKRIIIMFGGPFMNLLLATVFFAIVLMGFGVQQLSTTVGSVSACALPATSERQTCEPGDPAAPGAAAGIEPGDRIVSIAGEPIGSWNESTVIIRENADEPVAFVVERDGETVELEVTPMLSERYVLDDQGGVVRDAAGEPLTDQFGFVGIYAANEIVQRPVTAVLPTVGENVAGVAGIILNLPQRMIDVANAAFGTEERDPNGPMSVVGVGRLAGEIATIDEIPIASKAATMFGILGSLNIALFVFNLIPLLPLDGGHIAGALWEGIRRGFAKLFRRPDPGPVDLAKLMPVTLAVVVVFGAMSALLIYADVVKPVQIF